One genomic window of Numida meleagris isolate 19003 breed g44 Domestic line chromosome 1, NumMel1.0, whole genome shotgun sequence includes the following:
- the CHST7 gene encoding carbohydrate sulfotransferase 7, whose product MKGRRRWCWRGEHRRLALLLALYTLLLLLLVPYVLDYGARRARADEEPLLRRCPSLEEALSEWGWEQRQPPPGDDDDDDDEAAAAAAGNGSGAGKRHIYLHATWRTGSSFLGELFNQHPDVFYLYEPMWHLWQALYPGDALSLQGALRDMLRALFRCDFSVLRLYTAPAAPRDPLGAAPPAAANLTTAGIFGWRTNKVICSAPLCPAAPRPRREIGLVDGAACEQRCPPRALRELEAECRKYPVVVIKDVRLLELGALLPLLREPGLNLRVVQLFRDPRAVHNSRLKAKQALLRESIQVLRSRHRAEPRGPPRPQQPPLPPGLGLLGAGRAPAQHRAEFFLGGALEVICQAWLRDLLLARRNPAALRRRYTQLRYEDLVREPRAQLRRLLRFAGLSVPPAMEAFVVNMTRGAAYSSERPFLISARDAREAVHAWRERLSRQQVRQVEAACGEAMSLLAYPLSAGERR is encoded by the coding sequence ATGAAGGGCCGTCGGCGGTGGTGCTGGCGGGGGGAGCACCGCCGCTTGGCGCTGCTGCTGGCGCTCtacaccctgctgctgctgctgctggtgccctACGTGCTGGACTACGGAGCCCGGCGGGCGCGGGCGGACGAGGAGCCGCTGCTGCGGCGCTGccccagcctggaggaggcGCTGAGcgagtggggctgggagcagcgcCAGCCGCCGCCCGGCGACGACGACGACGACGACGacgaggcggcggcggcggcggctgggAACGGCAGCGGGGCGGGCAAGCGGCACATCTACCTGCACGCCACCTGGCGCACGGGCTCGTCCTTCCTGGGGGAGCTGTTCAACCAGCACCCCGACGTCTTCTACCTCTACGAGCCCATGTGGCACCTGTGGCAGGCGCTGTACCCCGGCGACGCGCTCAGCCTGCAGGGCGCCCTGCGCGACATGCTGCGCGCCCTCTTCCGCTGCGACTTCTCCGTGCTGCGCCTCTACaccgcccccgccgccccccgcgaCCCGCTGggcgccgcgccgcccgccgccgccaaCCTGACCACGGCCGGCATCTTCGGCTGGCGGACCAACAAGGTGATCTGCTCGGCGCCGCTCTGCCCCGCCgcgccgcggccccgccgcgAGATCGGCCTGGTGGACGGCGCCGCCTGCGAGCAGCGCTGCCCGCCGCGGGCGCTGCGCGAGCTGGAGGCCGAGTGCCGCAAGTACCCGGTGGTGGTCATCAAGGACGTgcggctgctggagctgggcgcgctgctgccgctgctgcgGGAGCCCGGCCTCAACCTGCGCGTGGTGCAGCTCTTCCGCGACCCGCGCGCCGTCCACAACTCTCGCCTGAAGGCCAAGCAGGCGCTGCTCCGCGAGAGCATCCAGGTGCTGCGCAGCCGGCACCGCGCCGAGCCCCGCGGACCGCCCCGCCCGCAGCAGCCGCCGCTCCCGCCcggcctggggctgctgggcgcCGGGCGGGCCCCCGCGCAGCACCGCGCCGAGTTCTTCCTCGGCGGAGCGCTGGAGGTCATCTGCCAGGCGTGGCTCCGCGACCTGCTGCTGGCCCGCCGCAACCCCGCCGCGCTGCGCCGCCGCTACACGCAGCTCCGCTACGAGGACCTGGTGCGGGAGCCCCGCGCCCAGCTGCGCCGCCTGCTGCGCTTCGCCGGTCTGTCCGTGCCGCCCGCCATGGAGGCCTTCGTGGTCAACATGACCCGCGGCGCCGCCTACTCCTCCGAGCGGCCCTTCCTCATCTCCGCCCGCGACGCGCGGGAGGCCGTGCACGCCTGGCGGGAGCGCCTCAGCCGCCAGCAGGTGCGGCAGGTGGAGGCGGCGTGCGGCGAGGCCATGAGCCTGCTCGCCTACCCGCTGAGCGCCGGGGAGCGGCGGTAG